In Erigeron canadensis isolate Cc75 chromosome 8, C_canadensis_v1, whole genome shotgun sequence, the DNA window ACTATCTTTACAGTAATCCAAACATCAAATCGAGCTAACAAAAAAATGAAGTATAATAGCCAAGTCATTTGTAGCTAATAGACAAACATTTGGCATCTAATGAAACAAGAAAAAAGCAGTACCTGGTTTATCAAAGCACAAGATCGAGACACAAGCTCAATATCATTTCCATCCAAAACAAGTTCATCCTTAACTTTCTCTGATCGAACCACAGTTACACCCTCAAGCAAATCAACTTTCCTCACCTGTTTATAgatggataaaaaaaatatcagcGGTGTAAGTTAACAACTGCCTTTGCataataaacaataaagaaaacaaaatgatAGGAATAAACCAAGTCTAGATCTCTACAAGACCAGCACCATTTCAAAAGTCTAAGCTTTTGAATCCTGCCTATAAGGCTATAACAGCTAAAAATAGAGGATGAACTGTGTCCCGACTATCAACGATCCTCTAACGTCTATGTGCTGTacataaaatatacaaaaatttataacataacaCCACACTTGAATTCCAAGACGATCAATCGATTAACTAAGAcgtaaaataaaatctaaaatgcCCGACAAGATTCAAAGCATCTATCCCGACAGTCACATACAGCAAGCAAAACAATgttcaaatcatttttatacGCACACTAAGTTGTCCAAATGCCTAATTAAACACATTATAGCTACAAAGTCTCAAAAACAGAACTAGCAAGAAATTAAATAtagaaacaataaaaaaaccttaaaatattataataattaaaacatttatcaaAAACTACTACACcagatatattaataattaagggTTTATTCACAAACATTAAGCTAATCCAAACACCCAATAAAccttacatacacacacacacatatatatatataacagcaAAGGTATAaagaaaaatgctaaaaataatgtaaataaaaagttaataacagaaaaaatgtatatatatatatatacagaaataTGGATATACCTTCTTTTCACCCAAAAAGTTACGGATCTCAATGGCCTTGTTGTTATTAGTGATACTGGCATTGATGGGGAAATGGGCATACACAAATCTCATCTTATACCTAAAGCCTTGAGTCACACCAATAATCAGATTGCTGACGTGGCTCAACGCCGTCCTGATGGCGGCCGTCGTCTTCCTGGACCCAAACCAAGCATCAACTTTCAGCTTTTTCTTACCTTCTTCATCGGTAATCAGCTGGAAATCAAGATTCAGATGTTTGAAGTTTTTGGTTAAGGTTCCTCTTGGTCCTTTGACTTCAATCACTTTGGCTTTGACTTTGATTTCAATGTTTTCTGGGATGTCCATTGTTTCTGATGACAAAATTGTCTTCATTTTTGCTGATTTTTTTTGGGAATTTTCTCTGAGGTTGTTTGTTGAAGAAAAGGTTGGTTTTTTGAGGAGGCAGGGAAACTAGGTTTTGAGATGTGAGATTTTATGTGTCGTGTgtttttttagggtttgtttTAATGGGCCGGTGatggttttttggttttttgggcTTGCTTAACTGTTATCCAAAAAGGCTAGAACGAATTACTACCCAACTTAATTTAGACTTGTTTGGAAATTCATTTTGAAGTCAGATATTTGTTAAATACAAATATGTActtatgattaaaaaataagGTTGTCTGTTAAGCTTAAATATGAGGccttttacatattaatttttcaatatttttttgtttaatgaataaatgcttgaGGCAcgtgaattttatggattaaaaaataaatatgttagtgtttcacacctaagcttaggtaccttaCACCTTTATATAACCATCCCTTTTATATAATCGTACCACAAAACTAGTAATTAGAATCCTTCGATTATGCACTTGTCATATATGGATGATTGGATGTGCATAAATTGTAACCGTGTGATACACTTATGGGATATAGATAATCCAATTCTTCTCTTAACTCACTTTATTACTCTATGTTCATCATTGTTTATACACACTTGTATGATCATAGTACGTTATAATTGTTGATCGTTGCTTGGATTAACTTAATATCTGTGTCTAAACCCTTTTAATATATGTGATGGAGTAGTTTTCCATAAATGTTTTAATCATTATAatgtttgaagttttttttatatacctcAATAAAGGTTATTGTTGAG includes these proteins:
- the LOC122579024 gene encoding 60S ribosomal protein L9-like, with the translated sequence MKTILSSETMDIPENIEIKVKAKVIEVKGPRGTLTKNFKHLNLDFQLITDEEGKKKLKVDAWFGSRKTTAAIRTALSHVSNLIIGVTQGFRYKMRFVYAHFPINASITNNNKAIEIRNFLGEKKVRKVDLLEGVTVVRSEKVKDELVLDGNDIELVSRSCALINQKCHVKNKDIRKFLDGIYVSDKAKIEEEA